In one Saccharibacillus brassicae genomic region, the following are encoded:
- a CDS encoding MarR family winged helix-turn-helix transcriptional regulator yields the protein MDHQADTLGFLLSRTYLAYAKAAGKITAGADMTPEQYGVLHRLTLADGVSQKKLAAIHSRDQTSISKVLDKLEHKEMIVRRGNPTDRRSVLVHLTDKGRDVERLLTPLMEASNAEAIEGLTEEELNLFIRVLNRIFGNVSG from the coding sequence ATGGACCATCAAGCCGATACGCTTGGCTTCCTGCTGTCGCGAACTTATCTGGCGTATGCCAAAGCGGCCGGCAAGATCACCGCCGGGGCAGACATGACGCCCGAACAGTACGGGGTGCTGCACAGGCTGACGCTGGCCGACGGCGTTTCGCAGAAAAAGCTGGCCGCGATCCACTCGCGCGATCAGACGTCGATCAGCAAAGTGCTGGACAAGCTCGAACACAAAGAGATGATCGTGCGGCGCGGCAATCCGACCGACCGGCGCAGCGTGCTCGTGCATTTGACAGACAAAGGTCGGGACGTCGAACGGCTGCTGACCCCGCTGATGGAAGCGAGCAACGCGGAAGCGATCGAAGGATTGACGGAAGAAGAGTTGAATTTGTTCATTCGGGTACTGAACCGAATTTTCGGGAATGTATCCGGGTGA
- a CDS encoding radical SAM/SPASM domain-containing protein, whose product MKTFKKVYIEITSVCNLSCHFCPPTARQAKFIKPETFAQILDKIDPHTNHIYLHVKGEPLLHPKIDVLLDLAHERGFNVNITTNGTLIAKNRDKLLGKPALRQMNFSLHSFDGHAGSTDRNGYLADILSFVRDASQHEVSGKLIFSFRLWNLTEDNMTNAARSRNRETLELIEREYALDYRIEERFERGKGLKVSGNVYLNQDHEFQWPSLSAPEDDGKGFCHALRSHAAILVDGTVVPCCLDGEGVINLGNVLEQEFSEIVESKRANDLVYGFSRREAVEELCRKCGYRKRFGA is encoded by the coding sequence TTGAAAACATTCAAAAAAGTATATATCGAAATTACGAGCGTCTGCAATCTGTCCTGCCACTTCTGTCCACCGACGGCGCGTCAGGCGAAGTTTATCAAGCCGGAGACGTTCGCGCAGATTTTGGACAAAATCGATCCGCATACCAACCATATCTACCTGCATGTCAAAGGCGAACCGCTGCTGCATCCCAAAATCGACGTCCTGCTCGATTTGGCGCACGAGCGCGGCTTCAACGTCAACATCACGACGAACGGCACGCTGATCGCCAAAAACCGCGACAAGCTGCTCGGCAAGCCGGCGCTGCGCCAGATGAACTTTTCGCTGCACAGCTTCGACGGCCATGCCGGTTCGACCGACCGCAACGGCTATCTGGCCGATATCCTGTCGTTCGTACGCGACGCTTCGCAGCATGAGGTGTCCGGCAAGCTGATCTTCTCGTTCCGCCTGTGGAACCTGACCGAAGACAATATGACCAACGCCGCGCGCAGCCGCAACCGCGAGACGCTGGAGCTGATCGAGCGCGAATACGCACTGGATTACCGGATCGAGGAGCGGTTCGAGCGCGGCAAAGGGCTCAAAGTATCGGGCAACGTCTACCTGAACCAGGACCACGAGTTCCAATGGCCGAGCCTGAGCGCGCCCGAAGACGACGGCAAAGGCTTCTGCCACGCGCTGCGCAGCCATGCGGCTATTCTGGTCGACGGCACGGTCGTGCCCTGCTGCCTGGACGGCGAAGGCGTGATCAATCTCGGCAACGTGCTGGAGCAGGAATTTTCCGAGATCGTCGAGAGCAAGCGCGCCAACGATCTCGTCTACGGTTTTTCCCGCCGCGAAGCGGTGGAGGAGCTGTGCCGCAAGTGCGGATATCGCAAAAGATTCGGGGCTTGA
- a CDS encoding YhgE/Pip domain-containing protein: protein MKQAFKTMMSITTTRVGIVFALFVPLLFVLLWMTGYDGATQRIDRLQAAVVNEAGAAGETISQSLADSAPFGTTVVADLDQANSAMDAGDYAMVIRIPASIASDLRSGSAELTYYINQGTSQVAAAMMEGAATKITDGMNAAVSGGAAAAPIRAEIVKTHEQSNFAVTMLPMILGFIPYIAMMTMNIQFNITAQIMKHRTGKWAIFWSRQLLLLLICVAAPLVIVLVARLFAEPASSLWSLWLLLSLVFLASACLTQMSFALLGNAAPLFNVALVPIQLMTAGNIIPADMLAPFYRHLGSFLPAPNGIQGFMRLIYNGDGAGTFMLHLLLIALVTWAITLLRVRLQPDNPAPAAAGQAGAPGRTAASH, encoded by the coding sequence ATGAAACAAGCTTTCAAGACCATGATGAGCATTACGACGACCCGGGTCGGGATCGTCTTCGCGCTGTTCGTACCGCTGCTGTTCGTCCTGCTCTGGATGACCGGCTACGACGGCGCGACGCAGCGGATCGACCGTCTGCAGGCCGCCGTCGTCAACGAAGCGGGCGCAGCCGGCGAGACGATCTCGCAGAGCCTCGCCGATTCCGCTCCGTTCGGCACGACCGTCGTCGCGGATCTCGACCAGGCCAACTCGGCGATGGACGCCGGAGATTACGCGATGGTCATTCGCATCCCGGCGAGTATCGCATCCGACCTGCGCAGCGGTTCGGCCGAATTGACCTACTACATCAACCAGGGCACGTCCCAAGTGGCGGCCGCGATGATGGAAGGCGCCGCGACGAAGATCACCGACGGCATGAACGCGGCGGTATCGGGCGGGGCGGCCGCTGCGCCGATCCGGGCCGAAATCGTCAAAACGCACGAACAGAGCAATTTTGCCGTCACGATGCTGCCGATGATCCTCGGCTTCATTCCGTATATCGCGATGATGACGATGAATATCCAGTTCAACATTACCGCGCAGATCATGAAGCACCGCACCGGCAAATGGGCGATTTTCTGGAGCCGTCAGCTGCTGCTTCTGCTGATCTGCGTCGCCGCTCCGCTCGTGATCGTGCTTGTGGCGCGGCTGTTCGCCGAACCGGCCTCTTCGCTGTGGAGCCTGTGGTTGCTGCTGAGCCTCGTCTTCCTGGCGAGCGCCTGCCTGACGCAGATGAGCTTTGCGCTGCTGGGCAACGCGGCTCCGCTGTTCAATGTCGCGCTCGTGCCGATCCAGCTTATGACGGCGGGCAATATCATCCCGGCCGATATGCTGGCGCCGTTCTATCGTCATCTGGGCAGCTTCCTGCCGGCGCCGAACGGTATTCAGGGCTTTATGCGCCTGATCTACAACGGGGACGGAGCCGGCACATTCATGCTGCATCTGCTGCTGATCGCGCTCGTCACCTGGGCGATTACGCTGCTGCGCGTCCGGCTGCAGCCGGACAATCCGGCACCGGCCGCTGCCGGGCAGGCAGGCGCTCCGGGCCGAACGGCCGCGTCGCATTGA
- a CDS encoding GNAT family N-acetyltransferase, with translation MPNIVKADPRSTVGAKLLMMAMGQTAHALIGSRDVRTVERVMRKLWRADRNRFSYEYAYEAKHADETMGVVTCCPASRLEQLAWPTFTRLLAYRKLPLIAYHLLHPRQLLALTGLKEGLSDEFHIAALATMPHGRGLGIGSKLIAFAEEEALRQRFTACSLTVSLGNPDARRLYERLGYRVTDELPGLSLQRMRKALI, from the coding sequence ATGCCGAACATCGTAAAAGCCGATCCCCGTTCGACGGTCGGCGCCAAGCTGCTCATGATGGCCATGGGTCAAACGGCTCATGCGCTGATCGGCAGCCGCGACGTCCGGACGGTGGAACGCGTCATGCGCAAGCTGTGGCGCGCGGATCGCAACCGCTTCAGCTACGAATACGCGTACGAAGCCAAGCACGCAGACGAGACGATGGGCGTCGTTACCTGCTGCCCCGCTTCCCGGTTGGAGCAGTTGGCCTGGCCGACTTTCACCCGGCTGCTGGCTTACCGCAAGCTTCCGCTGATTGCTTACCATCTGCTTCACCCGCGCCAACTGCTGGCATTGACCGGTCTCAAGGAAGGGCTCAGCGACGAATTCCATATCGCGGCGCTGGCGACCATGCCGCACGGACGCGGACTGGGAATCGGCTCGAAGTTGATCGCTTTTGCCGAAGAAGAGGCACTGCGCCAGCGCTTCACCGCCTGCTCGCTGACGGTCAGCCTCGGCAACCCGGACGCCCGGCGGCTGTACGAGCGCCTCGGCTACCGGGTAACCGACGAGCTGCCCGGCCTGTCGCTGCAGCGGATGCGCAAAGCGCTCATTTGA
- a CDS encoding sigma factor-like helix-turn-helix DNA-binding protein, whose translation MTEDTIEHYRMELRRAAWRFRYRQRIRGRNERSGLEEGERNRAAEPCVLEAERSAREYVGLIPFDKGRDVIRALFLEGRTEAETAQSLRISQQGVSKWKRKSLEHLRRTLNS comes from the coding sequence TTGACCGAAGACACGATCGAACATTACCGGATGGAACTGCGGCGCGCCGCTTGGCGCTTCCGCTATAGGCAGAGGATTCGCGGACGAAACGAAAGATCCGGGCTCGAAGAGGGCGAACGGAACCGGGCGGCGGAACCGTGTGTCCTCGAAGCGGAACGCTCGGCGCGTGAATACGTCGGACTGATTCCTTTTGACAAAGGCAGGGACGTCATCCGAGCGCTGTTTCTGGAAGGAAGAACGGAAGCCGAGACGGCGCAGAGCCTTCGGATCAGCCAGCAGGGGGTGAGCAAATGGAAACGCAAATCGCTGGAGCATCTGCGCCGAACGTTGAATTCCTGA
- a CDS encoding acyl-CoA dehydrogenase family protein, which yields MRKKAIDAFVRNEREEKLAVWADELAGRFAKRAAKHDREGSFPFENFEELRAGGYAKLTLSEEQGGDGVSLYEWLLVQERLARGDGSTALSAGWHGGMMLHYRETDIWPEPSYADFCRDVASSGAMINKFASERATGSPTRGGRPQTTAVRVEGGWTLTGRKTYSTLSPLLTDYIVSAGIENSPEVGDFIIRLGAPGRNNGSGSASSSSADAAAATATTASDAATTAATSSDAAASATAAVAPESQPERHAPASSPFADGGAALPDLAEIARRAEASERRAADLRAAAGVTLEETWDTLGMRATGSHDIVLDRVFVPDEQVMGIYAPGQPKGGIDDGDGWMLHIPACYLGIAYAARDYALNFAKNYTPNSLKEPIATLPHIRQWIGQIDSELRLARTALYDIADRWDTRPEERSSMRPEFGWVKYNATHLAAQVVDKAMKIVGGASLSRSLPLERYYRDVRAGLHNPPMEDAVLQTLARTALEE from the coding sequence TTGAGAAAAAAAGCGATCGACGCCTTTGTCAGAAACGAACGGGAAGAGAAGCTTGCGGTCTGGGCGGACGAATTGGCGGGACGTTTTGCGAAGCGTGCCGCGAAGCATGATCGGGAAGGGTCGTTTCCGTTCGAAAACTTCGAGGAATTGAGAGCGGGCGGGTATGCCAAGCTGACGCTGTCGGAAGAGCAGGGCGGCGACGGCGTGTCGTTGTACGAATGGCTGCTCGTGCAGGAGCGTCTCGCACGCGGGGACGGTTCGACCGCGCTCAGCGCGGGCTGGCACGGAGGCATGATGCTGCATTACCGCGAGACGGACATTTGGCCGGAGCCGAGCTATGCGGACTTTTGCCGGGATGTGGCGTCTTCGGGCGCGATGATCAACAAGTTTGCGAGCGAGCGCGCGACCGGCAGCCCGACGCGCGGAGGACGCCCGCAGACGACGGCGGTGCGCGTCGAAGGCGGCTGGACGCTGACCGGACGCAAGACGTACAGCACGCTCAGTCCGCTGCTGACGGACTATATCGTCAGCGCCGGGATCGAGAATTCGCCGGAAGTCGGCGATTTCATCATCCGGCTCGGCGCGCCGGGCCGAAACAACGGCAGCGGCAGCGCCTCCTCTTCCTCCGCCGACGCCGCAGCCGCCACAGCCACCACAGCCTCTGACGCAGCCACCACAGCCGCCACATCCTCTGACGCCGCAGCCTCCGCCACTGCAGCCGTCGCGCCGGAATCTCAGCCCGAACGGCACGCACCGGCGTCTTCGCCGTTTGCTGACGGAGGCGCCGCGCTGCCCGATCTCGCCGAGATCGCGCGGCGCGCCGAAGCGTCCGAGCGCCGCGCGGCCGACCTGCGGGCAGCCGCGGGCGTCACGCTGGAGGAGACATGGGACACGCTCGGCATGCGCGCCACCGGCAGTCACGACATCGTGCTGGATCGTGTGTTCGTGCCCGACGAACAGGTGATGGGCATCTACGCGCCCGGGCAGCCCAAAGGCGGGATCGACGACGGAGACGGCTGGATGCTGCATATTCCGGCCTGCTATCTCGGCATCGCGTACGCGGCGCGGGATTACGCGCTGAACTTCGCCAAAAATTACACGCCGAACAGCCTCAAGGAACCGATCGCGACGCTGCCGCATATCCGGCAGTGGATCGGGCAGATCGACAGCGAGCTGCGTCTGGCGCGTACGGCGCTGTATGACATTGCCGACCGCTGGGATACCCGGCCGGAGGAGCGGTCTTCCATGCGGCCGGAATTCGGCTGGGTCAAGTACAATGCGACCCATCTCGCCGCGCAGGTCGTCGACAAGGCGATGAAGATCGTCGGCGGCGCAAGCTTGTCGCGCAGCCTGCCGCTGGAGCGGTATTACCGCGACGTGCGGGCCGGCCTGCACAATCCGCCGATGGAAGACGCCGTGCTTCAGACGCTGGCGCGCACCGCGCTGGAAGAATGA
- a CDS encoding TetR/AcrR family transcriptional regulator: MRKTSVPARPAQPNQIRMNHILDTATGLLIEKPNASLNEIAQQAGIGIATLHRYVESREQLMVRLGFRAIEVVRTAIAGVAFDEEQAERYVTDLIEALVPLGDKVHFLVHDASVNENPEIEQAYEKLRQPVMEAFERLRERGVFRAELQPEWMWGTAYSLLFLAWEQIRAGVLAPRAAVSLVADTLCRGLGPDRRR, encoded by the coding sequence ATGAGAAAAACATCGGTGCCGGCCCGGCCGGCTCAACCGAATCAGATCCGCATGAATCATATTCTGGACACGGCGACCGGACTGCTGATCGAGAAGCCGAACGCTTCGCTGAACGAGATCGCGCAGCAGGCCGGTATCGGCATCGCGACGCTGCACCGTTACGTGGAGAGCCGAGAGCAGCTGATGGTCCGGCTGGGCTTCCGGGCGATCGAAGTCGTTCGGACCGCGATCGCGGGCGTGGCGTTCGACGAGGAGCAGGCGGAACGTTACGTGACCGACTTGATCGAAGCGCTCGTGCCGCTTGGCGACAAAGTACATTTTCTCGTGCACGACGCTTCGGTCAACGAAAATCCGGAGATCGAGCAAGCGTACGAGAAGCTGCGGCAGCCGGTCATGGAAGCGTTCGAGCGGCTGCGCGAGCGGGGCGTCTTCCGGGCGGAACTGCAGCCGGAATGGATGTGGGGCACGGCGTATTCGCTGCTGTTTCTGGCGTGGGAACAGATCCGGGCGGGTGTGCTCGCGCCCCGCGCGGCGGTCAGCCTCGTGGCGGATACGCTGTGCAGGGGACTCGGGCCCGATAGACGTCGATAA
- a CDS encoding GNAT family N-acetyltransferase has translation MRISQKIRGLTADWKAGRKRCESGETSRRAIGLSDAPAGKQAFVYEFFIDEPCRNQGYGQAAMRSPDDTARSLGAFSIGLHVFGHNATALHVYRKAGCEVTDYKMAKRL, from the coding sequence GTGCGGATATCGCAAAAGATTCGGGGCTTGACGGCGGATTGGAAGGCAGGGCGAAAGCGGTGCGAAAGCGGGGAGACGTCTCGCAGAGCGATCGGCCTGTCGGATGCGCCGGCAGGGAAGCAGGCTTTCGTGTACGAATTTTTCATCGACGAGCCCTGCCGCAATCAAGGGTACGGGCAGGCCGCCATGCGGTCGCCCGACGATACGGCGCGCTCGCTCGGAGCGTTCTCGATCGGGCTGCATGTATTCGGACATAATGCCACCGCGCTGCACGTATACCGCAAAGCCGGCTGCGAGGTGACCGATTACAAAATGGCCAAAAGACTGTAA
- a CDS encoding Asp23/Gls24 family envelope stress response protein, whose product MKIETGYGHIRVAEKALRKIVAGALAQTEGIVIEGIALEKKSPKQDGSTASSDRLRAAAKSGRIALHLRDRFLDVELRIDVRFGARIPEVCRQLKYNVGTGIETLTGLAVGTVTIVVENLIGLRIDRGEGHLDRQPGI is encoded by the coding sequence ATGAAGATCGAGACGGGTTACGGGCATATTCGGGTAGCGGAGAAAGCGCTGCGCAAGATCGTAGCCGGCGCGCTGGCGCAGACGGAAGGGATCGTGATCGAAGGGATCGCGCTTGAAAAAAAGAGTCCGAAGCAAGACGGTTCAACCGCCTCTTCGGACCGGCTGCGCGCAGCCGCCAAAAGCGGCCGTATCGCGCTGCATCTTCGCGACCGCTTTCTCGACGTCGAGCTTCGGATCGACGTGCGCTTCGGCGCACGCATTCCCGAAGTGTGCCGGCAGCTCAAGTACAATGTCGGCACGGGCATCGAGACGCTAACCGGACTTGCGGTCGGCACGGTGACGATCGTCGTCGAGAATCTGATCGGGCTTCGGATCGACCGCGGCGAAGGACATTTGGACAGGCAGCCAGGAATTTGA